A stretch of DNA from Desulfurella amilsii:
ATATAGCCTTCTTCTAGCTCATCTAGTGCGGGAATAAGAGTCTCTGGCACAAATTGGCCACCAAATTCTCCAAAATAGTGTTTGAGTTTCATTTTGTACTCCTTAGTTTATCAATAAAATTTTTCATTTTAACAGGATCCTTCTTTCCAGGAAAAGATTCAAGTGAACTTACCAAATCAACTCCGTATGGTTTGTGCTTTGCAATCGCTTCAATGTTGTCCAAACTTACACCTCCAGCAATAAAAGCTCTATCTATAGCACAAAAATCTTCCAATATACTCCAATCAAACTTTTGTGCGCTACCTCCAACCTGCGCAGTTAAACTATCAAGCAAAATCAAACCGTCATAAACTTTATCTGGCAAAGTATCTTTAATTCTGTAGGCTCTAATTGTACTTTGTATATTTAAATCATTATAAACTTGAGCATATTTTAGTCCACAATAATCCATTATAGATATAATTTCATTCTCATTTTCTTCTATAAATACACCAACACTTTTTGTATCTTTAGGCAATTGTTTTAGTATATTTTTTACCTCTTGTGGCTTTATAAAGCGCGGGCTTTTTTTATAAAAAACAAATCCTATAAAATCTACACCCAAATCCAGCGAATAAAACACATCTTCTAGGTTAGTCATGCCACAAAATTTCACAAGCATAAAAGCTCCTTAAAAGTTGCCTCAATATCGCTTGATTTTAAGAGTGCTTCACCTATTAAAAATACATTGGCAACAGGCAAAAAAAACTCTACATCAGGTCTATTTCTAATACCGCTTTCTGCGATTTTTACAGGCACACAAAACTTGCTTAACATTTCTTTTGCTGCTTTTTTATCTATGTTTAAAGTGTCAAGGTCCCGCGCATTGACGCCTAAAAAGTGCGGTTTAAACTCGATTTTGTGTAAGTCTTGCTGTCTGTGAACTTCAACTAATGCTTCTAAACCCAACCCGTAAGTATAATCGTACAGCTCTTTAAGCTGACCTTTGTCTAAAACCCTCGCAATAAGCAAAACTATATCAGCTCCAGCAGCTGCTGCCCAATCAATTTGTTTTTTGTCAATTATAAAATCTTTACATAAAATTGGCAAATTTGTTCGCCTTGACACCTCATGCAAAAATTCAAAGCTACCCCCAAAGTATTTTGAATCCGTTAAAACACTTATAGCTTTTGCATATTTGGAATAAATTTCAATAAGGTTCGACATATTTACATTGAAGTTTCCAAAAGAAGGTGATTTTGACTTTAATTCAGCGATAATATTTACTGTATCACTAAAATCAGGCTTTAAAATGGGTTTTGTTCGCTTATAGGGACAACTTCTTAGCGATTTCACTTCACGTGCTTTATTTGTAATAATCTGTTCAATCATTTGCTATCTCCATTAATTTTTCATACGCTTTTTTGTTTTTTATGCTTTCTCTTGCAAGCAAAAACCCGTCTTTTAAATTGTCTTCAATACCCGATAGACTAAAGGCAAATGCACAATTTATTGCAATGGCGTCCGCCAAAATTTCATGCTCACCTAAAAAAACCTCTTTGAGAATTTTTGCGTTTGTTTTAGCATCAAAACCTTTTAATTTGTCTTTTGTTGCATATATGCCAAATCCCCTGGGATCAAACTCAAATCTTTTAGTAAACATACCCTTTTTTTGGTAACACAATGTTACATCAGAAAGACTCACTTCATCCATATCAGAAGACACAAGCAATACGTTTTGAAAATCCAGTATCTCAATGGCTTCAAAGTACAATGGTAAATAATCCTTGCTAAAAACACCTATCATTTTATAAGCAGGTTTTATAGGGTTGCATAAAGGACCAATAAGGTTAAAAATCGTGCGTTTTGCAATCTTTCTTCTAATGGGCATAATTGGTTTTAGTTTTGGATGCCAAAATGGTGCAAACAAAAAAGCAAAGTTTTTGTTATCCAGGTTTTCAACAATTTTATCCTTTTCTTGCTCTATTTTGACCCCAAGTGCCTCAAGTATATCTGCAGCACCGGACAAAGAAGAAACTGCTCTATTCCCATGCTTTGATACCTTTACAAATAAGCTAGAGACAATTGAAGCTGCCGTAGAAATATTAAAGCTGTTTGAGTCATCACCTCCGCTTCCTACAACATCAAGGCACTCACCGTGGTATTCTATCAACCGAGCATTTTTTAGCATAACTTCTGCAAGCGCAGCTACATCCATTGGGTCTTCTTTTTCTTGCGCTAATTTAATTAATGCACTTTCAATTTCTTTTTCGCTCATTTTACCAGAAAGCATAGCATCAAAAAACTCTAAAGATTCGCTAAACTTTTTCATTGCACAACCTCACAAAATTTTCTATAAATTTCAAACCATCTTTTGTTTGATAAGATTCTGGATGAAATTGCAAACCATATAACCTAAGTTCTTTGTTTTCGATAGCCATAATTTCATTGTCGCTTTCTGATATTGCAGACACTTCAAAGTCACCTTGTACATTATCTACCACTAATGAATGGTATCTAACGCCCAAAAATGGAGGCTCAATACCGTCAAATAAAATGCTTTTCTTCAATACAACCATCCTTTCAACCTTTCCATGCATAATTGTTTTAGCTTTTCTTATAGTTTTTTCATATACATAGCAAATTGCCTGCATACCAAGGCAAATACCTAAAATAGGCATCTTCGAGCTAAATGCACTGATAGCCTCGAGGCTCAATAAAGCATTTTTGGGGTGTGAGGGGCCTGGAGAAACTACTATGCCTTTTAGGTTCTTGAGATTTTTTATCTGCTCAATCGAGCTATTGTTTAAAATGACACTCACATCGTCGAAATGTTTTAAGTAATCGTACAAATTGTATGTAAATGAATCAAAATTATCTATCAAGACTATCATGTATGCCTCCTGCTTGCAAAAGAGCACCCAACTTTGACAAAACCTCTTTGTACTCATTTTCTGCTACACTATCATAAACAATACCTGCACCTGCCTGGAACCTTGCTTTATCTTTCTCAAAAAATGCGGTTCTTATTGTTATTGCCATATCCATATTGCCATTTAAGCCAATATAGCCAACGCATCCTGCATAAAAGCCCCTGACTTTTTTTTCTGTTTCTTCAATTAGTTCAATAGCTCTAACTTTTGGAGCACCGCTAACGGTTCCTGCAGGGAATGTATTTGTCAAACAATCAATCAAATCAAATGATTCATCTACTTTTCCTTCAACTTCTGACACAAGGTGCATAACATGCGAGTAATGCTCTGTCTGCCTAAATGACTTCACTTCTACACTCAAAGGCACGCTCACACGGGAAAGATCGTTTCTTGCAAGATCAAGCAACATCAAATGTTCTGCGTTCTCCTTTTTATCAAGCAATAATTCTTTTTCAAGTAAGAGAGTTTTTTCTTTAGTGCTTGCAATTGGTCTTGTTCCTGCTATGGGCTTTATTGTCGCTGTATTTTTTCTTACACTTATGTGTACTTCTGGACTTGAGCCTACAATATAGCTTTGAGCATCTTTAATAAAAAACATATATGGCGAGGGATTAAATTTTCTTAGGTTTCTGTAAAACTCAAACGGGTTCAAGCCATCTACTTCAATATAATCGCTTAGCACCACCTGGATAGCTTCACCATCTTCAATCTGCCTTTTTAAAAAATTGACTTTCTCAATAAAATCTTTTTTAGGAATTTTCCTTATTATTTGTGGGTTTGAGTTGTTCTTTTCTACGCTTGTGCGCTTTAACTCTTCTTTGAGCAACAAAAGCTCTTCTTGAGCTTTAGAGTAAGCATCGGGATCTTTTGTTAATTGAGATTTTGCCAAATAAAGCTTGTTGGTGTAGTTATCGTAAACTAAAAACTTATCTACAAAATAAAATACACCAAGTGTTTGTGGTAGATTTTTTATTTTTTTTCGTAAAGTACCACACGCGTTTACAAATTCAAAGCTCAAAATGGCTATAAATCCACCTGCAAAATTGCCAAAAGCCTCAAATGACGCAGATTTGTTTTGTTTCAAAAAGCTTTTTACAAAGCTTAAACCTTCATTATAGCCTTCAAACAAACCGTCGTTTTCTAAAACAAATTTTTTTGCGTTGAATGCCAAAAAAGAAAATCTGCTGTAAATCTTTTTTTGATCAGCGCTTTCAAGCAACAAACAATTGTCTTTGTTTAATAAGCTATTAAGTAAACTTACGGGCGTGTCTAAATCACCATCCACTTCAAGATACACAGGCACTCTATCGTAGATTTTCGATAAATCTATAAACTCACTGCAAGTTGGATACATTAAACCTCCTAAAACAAAAAGGCCGCTTAAACCATCTTTGGCTTAAGCGGCCTTAAAATAAAAAAACCGCTTAAAGCTCACCTGGGCTACCCCAAGCGCGCTTTAAGCGGCAAATTAATAGGGATAGCTTTTTTAGCTATCCCACCACCATATATTTTTTACTGTTAAAGTCTTACACAACACTTTCATGGTTTGCCAGTATATCAAATCTATGCCAAAAGTCAAGAATTTTTTTCTTTTT
This window harbors:
- a CDS encoding phosphoribosylanthranilate isomerase; this encodes MLVKFCGMTNLEDVFYSLDLGVDFIGFVFYKKSPRFIKPQEVKNILKQLPKDTKSVGVFIEENENEIISIMDYCGLKYAQVYNDLNIQSTIRAYRIKDTLPDKVYDGLILLDSLTAQVGGSAQKFDWSILEDFCAIDRAFIAGGVSLDNIEAIAKHKPYGVDLVSSLESFPGKKDPVKMKNFIDKLRSTK
- a CDS encoding indole-3-glycerol phosphate synthase TrpC, yielding MIEQIITNKAREVKSLRSCPYKRTKPILKPDFSDTVNIIAELKSKSPSFGNFNVNMSNLIEIYSKYAKAISVLTDSKYFGGSFEFLHEVSRRTNLPILCKDFIIDKKQIDWAAAAGADIVLLIARVLDKGQLKELYDYTYGLGLEALVEVHRQQDLHKIEFKPHFLGVNARDLDTLNIDKKAAKEMLSKFCVPVKIAESGIRNRPDVEFFLPVANVFLIGEALLKSSDIEATFKELLCL
- the trpD gene encoding anthranilate phosphoribosyltransferase: MKKFSESLEFFDAMLSGKMSEKEIESALIKLAQEKEDPMDVAALAEVMLKNARLIEYHGECLDVVGSGGDDSNSFNISTAASIVSSLFVKVSKHGNRAVSSLSGAADILEALGVKIEQEKDKIVENLDNKNFAFLFAPFWHPKLKPIMPIRRKIAKRTIFNLIGPLCNPIKPAYKMIGVFSKDYLPLYFEAIEILDFQNVLLVSSDMDEVSLSDVTLCYQKKGMFTKRFEFDPRGFGIYATKDKLKGFDAKTNAKILKEVFLGEHEILADAIAINCAFAFSLSGIEDNLKDGFLLARESIKNKKAYEKLMEIAND
- a CDS encoding anthranilate synthase component II, with product MIVLIDNFDSFTYNLYDYLKHFDDVSVILNNSSIEQIKNLKNLKGIVVSPGPSHPKNALLSLEAISAFSSKMPILGICLGMQAICYVYEKTIRKAKTIMHGKVERMVVLKKSILFDGIEPPFLGVRYHSLVVDNVQGDFEVSAISESDNEIMAIENKELRLYGLQFHPESYQTKDGLKFIENFVRLCNEKV
- a CDS encoding anthranilate synthase component I family protein; the encoded protein is MYPTCSEFIDLSKIYDRVPVYLEVDGDLDTPVSLLNSLLNKDNCLLLESADQKKIYSRFSFLAFNAKKFVLENDGLFEGYNEGLSFVKSFLKQNKSASFEAFGNFAGGFIAILSFEFVNACGTLRKKIKNLPQTLGVFYFVDKFLVYDNYTNKLYLAKSQLTKDPDAYSKAQEELLLLKEELKRTSVEKNNSNPQIIRKIPKKDFIEKVNFLKRQIEDGEAIQVVLSDYIEVDGLNPFEFYRNLRKFNPSPYMFFIKDAQSYIVGSSPEVHISVRKNTATIKPIAGTRPIASTKEKTLLLEKELLLDKKENAEHLMLLDLARNDLSRVSVPLSVEVKSFRQTEHYSHVMHLVSEVEGKVDESFDLIDCLTNTFPAGTVSGAPKVRAIELIEETEKKVRGFYAGCVGYIGLNGNMDMAITIRTAFFEKDKARFQAGAGIVYDSVAENEYKEVLSKLGALLQAGGIHDSLDR